A single genomic interval of Colius striatus isolate bColStr4 chromosome 9, bColStr4.1.hap1, whole genome shotgun sequence harbors:
- the LOC104556220 gene encoding protocadherin beta-15, which translates to MELRKGKELLPGRAMAVILLLCMSEMRAETARYSVPEEAERGSFVANIAKDLGLTGEELSARQARLVTEGEKQYLQLNQHTGDLVVREQMDREELCGQSEPCLVRFEVLLESPLQSFRAEVSLTDINDHAPVFLSKEIVLKIPETSMPGTRFLLESAQDADVGNNSLQNYSISSNDYFHMYTRRRSDGKRYAELMLDRALDREQQAEVSFTVTAVDGGSPPRSGTAVIRVIVLDTNDNIPVFTRNLYKARVLENSSEDTLVVTVSASDLDSGMNGEVRYSIVQNSEENRQTFKINPESGQIRLKKPLDYEETKIYEIDVQATDGGGLSVHCKVEVQVEDVNDNVPEVILTSLTSTLSEAAPPNTVVALFNVQDLDSGDNGKTNCELLGEQPFSIMSQADGAFALVTSEVLDREQMAEYNVTVQAHDEGSPALSVYKTLLVRVLDVNDNPPKFTQDVYSMSVTENNSPMLRIGSVKATDADEGRNARVSYALVRQEGKEQPEVSVNSESGDVYVLRPLDYEAVRAFEVAVRAADGGSPPLSAQAVLRVVVRDDNDNAPVVLHPPAEPSAQAAAPLELVPRWAQAGYLVAKVVAVDADSGQNAWLSYELAKATEPALFRVGLHRGEVRTARAVAERDAPRQRLVVLVRDRGQPPRSASATLGIALVDGFSDAFQQLNYAPVGTPQPAEEDMLTAYLIASLACVSALFLLSVLAISTTKLCRSRLGEHMPPPSAHCYAEGDFATDGVDVSGTGILWPTYRYEACMTTSSGRRDFQFLRPVAASWQCSSEAGVGKDEEALGNPQMADETEAAPGTTAPAAILPPDWPVGRTVHA; encoded by the coding sequence atggagctgaggaagggcaAGGAACTACTGCCGGGACGAGCGATGGCTGTAATCCTGCTCCTCTGCATGTCGGAGATGAGAGCAGAAACCGCTCGGTACTCTGTGCCCGAAGAAGCGGAGAGAGGTTCCTTTGTGGCGAACATTGCTAAGGATTTGGGACTTACCGGTGAGGAATTATCGGCTCGACAGGCTCGGCTCGTTactgaaggagaaaagcagTATTTGCAGCTGAACCAACACACAGGGGATTTGGTGGTGCGAGAGCAGATGGACCGGGAGGAGCTGTGCGGTCAGAGCGAGCCCTGCCTGGTGCGTTTcgaggtgctgctggagagccCACTGCAGTCCTTCCGAGCTGAGGTAAGCCTCACTGATATAAATGATCACGCTCCCGTGTTTTTAAGTAAAGAGATAGTTTTAAAGATACCAGAAACTTCAATGCCCGGGACTCGATTTTTGTTGGAAAGCGCTCAGGATGCAGATGTGGGGAACAACAGTCTTCAGAATTATAGTATCAGCTCGAATGACTATTTCCATATGTACACCCGAAGGCGGAGTGACGGTAAGAGGTACGCTGAGCTGATGTTGGACCGAGCGCTGGATCGGGAGCAGCAAGCAGAAGTGTCTTTCACTGTCACGGCTGTAGATGGTGGGTCTCCACCGCGCTCTGGTACAGCCGTAATCCGTGTGATAGTCCTGGATACAAATGACAACATCCCGGTTTTTACCAGGAATCTGTATAAAGCCCGAGTATTAGAAAATAGCTCCGAGGACACCTTAGTGGTGACAGTGTCTGCTAGCGATTTAGACTCGGGAATGAACGGAGAAGTACGCTATTCCATAGTTCAAAATTCGGAGGAAAATCGACAGACGTTTAAAATAAACCCCGAGAGCGGGCAGATTAGACTCAAAAAACCGCTGGATTATGAAGAAACAAAGATTTATGAGATAGATGTCCAGGCCACAGACGGAGGAGGCTTGTCTGTGCACTGCAAAGTGGAGGTGCAGGTGGAGGACGTGAATGACAACGTCCCCGAAGTGATACTCACCTCCCTCACCAGCACCCTCTCAGAAGCCGCCCCTCCGAACACTGTGGTGGCCCTCTTCAACGTGCAAGACCTAGACTCCGGGGACAACGGCAAGACGAACTGCGAGCTGCTGGGTGAGCAGCCCTTCAGCATCATGTCACAGGCAGACGGCGCGTTCGCGCTGGTGACATCAGAGGTGCTGGACAGGGAGCAGATGGCAGAGTACAATGTGACAGTGCAGGCCCACGATGAGGGCTCTCCAGCACTCTCTGTATACAAAACCCTGCTCGTGCGTGTCTTGGACGTGAACGACAACCCCCCCAAGTTCACCCAGGACGTCTACAGCATGTCGGTGACGGAGAACAACAGCCCCATGCTCCGCATCGGCAGCGTGAAGGCCACGGACGCAGACGAGGGAAGAAACGCGCGCGTAAGCTACGCGCTGGTGCGGCAGGAGGGCAAGGAGCAGCCCGAGGTGTCGGTGAACTCGGAGAGCGGCGACGTCTACGTGCTGCGTCCGCTGGACTACGAGGCGGTGCGCGCGTTCGAGGTGGCGGTGCGCGCTGCCGACGGCGGGTCGCCGCCGCTCAGCGCCCAGGCGGTGCTGCGCGTGGTGGTGCGGGACGACAACGACAATGCGCCCGTCGTGCTGCACCCGCCCGCCGAGCCCAGCGCGCAGGCGGCGGCTCCGTTGGAGCTGGTGCCGCGCTGGGCGCAGGCGGGCTACCTGGTGGCCAAGGTGGTGGCGGTGGACGCGGACTCGGGGCAGAACGCGTGGCTGTCGTACGAGCTGGCCAAGGCGACGGAGCCGGCGCTGTTCCGCGTGGGGCTGCACAGAGGCGAGGTGCGCACGGCGCGGGCCGTGGCCGAGCGCGACGCGCCCCGGCAGCGCCTCGTCGTGCTGGTGCGGGACCGCGGGCAGCCGCCGCGCTCCGCCAGCGCCACCCTCGGCATCGCGCTGGTCGACGGCTTCTCCGATGCCTTCCAGCAGCTCAATTATGCTCCTGTGGGAACGCCACAGCCGGCCGAGGAGGACATGCTCACCGCCTACCTCATCGCCTCGCTGGCCTGCGTATCTGCGCTCTTCCTCCTCTCCGTCCTCGCCATTTCGACGACGAAACTCTGCAGATCTCGCCTCGGGGAGCACATGCCACCGCCTTCTGCCCACTGTTACGCTGAGGGTGACTTTGCCACCGATGGTGTGGACGTGTCTGGCACGGGCATTCTGTGGCCAACTTACCGCTACGAAGCGTGCATGACCACCAGCTCGGGACGGAGGGACTTCCAGTTCCTGAGGCCCGTAGCGGCCAGCTGGCAATGCAGCTCGGAGGCAGGAGTGGGCAAGGACGAGGAAGCATTAGGCAACCCTCAAATGGCTGATGAGACGGAAGCTGCCCCGGGgaccacagctcctgctgccattCTGCCGCCGGACTGGCCAGTGGGCCGGACCGTCCATGCCTAA
- the LOC133626049 gene encoding protocadherin beta-15-like isoform X2 encodes MACGSRSGRSKRQVLLFILGVCVCQSAAESLCYSLAEEMERDSFVGNIAKDLGVAPSQLAARKARVVSEGNEQLFRLNQNTGVLTVTESLDREQLCPQSDTCTLFFKIFFENPLQLVRGEVEVRDVNDNSPVFPEKNIVIEIPETTSPGSRFPLESAQDKDVGNNGLQNYSLESNSHFTLSPGRRKDGIKYPELVLERQLDREEQQELNLLLTVIDGGSPPRTGTAQIRVIVLDANDNVPVFDQEVYDVRLSENSPRDQLVVKVAAADPDDGYNGKVRYTFTQIPERSRQLFELNPDTGEIRIAGDLDFEDAKTHEMVVRATDGGGLSAHCNVQVEVLDANDNAPEIMLTSLTASIPEDAPPRTVVALFSVRDRDSGDNGRTECTIDADLPFSLSPTFENYYELRTNAALDRERTAAYNISITATDWGTPRLSSSQTLFVRLSDVNDNPPRFTQDVYSMSVTENNSPMLRIGSVKATDADAGRNARVSYALVRQEGKEQPEVSVNSESGDVYVLRPLDYEAVRAFEVAVRAADGGSPPLSAQAVLRVVVRDDNDNAPVVLHPAAEPSAQAAAPLELVPRWAQAGYLVAKVVAVDADAGQNAWLSYELAKATEPALFRVGLHSGEVRTARAVAERDAPRQRLVVLVRDRGQPPRSASATLGIALVDGFSDAQLRAGDEAPAAQLDDPLTLYLVASLACVSALFLATAVAAGAVRLRRARRSAADSLPTFPQPAADSDAGSLPRSYIYDVCLAAGTVNSEFRFLRPLFPSLLPSQGKQKEEAKETTRMYQRGTRLLCGRTKLLGP; translated from the exons ATGGCGTGCGGCAGCCGCAGCGGACGCAGCAAGAGGCAAGTGCTGTTGTTTATTCTGGGCGTTTGCGTGTGTCAGAGCGCGGCCGAAAGCCTCTGCTATTCTCTGGCGGAGGAAATGGAGAGGGACTCCTTTGTGGGCAATATTGCCAAGGACCTGGGCGTTGCTCCGAGCCAGCTCGCGGCTCGCAAAGCCCGCGTTGTGTCCGAGGGGAACGAGCAGCTTTTCCGCCTCAATCAGAACACCGGGGTGCTGACGGTGACCGAGTCGCTGGACCGAGAGCAGCTCTGTCCGCAGAGCGACACCTGCACCCTCTTCTTTAAGATATTCTTTGAAAATCCGCTGCAGCTGGTCAGAGGGGAGGTGGAGGTGCGAGACGTGAACGACAACTCCCCCGTGTTCCCGGAGAAGAACATTGTTATAGAGATTCCCGAAACGACATCTCCCGGGTCCCGTTTCCCTCTGGAAAGTGCGCAAGACAAAGACGTGGGGAACAACGGCTTGCAGAACTACAGCCTGGAATCCAACTCACATTTCACCCTCTCTCCGGGAAGAAGGAAAGACGGAATAAAATACCCGGAGCTCGTCCTCGAGCGTCAGCTGGACCGCGAAGAGCAGCAAGAGCTGAATTTGCTCCTCACTGTCATCGACGGGGGCTCGCCACCGAGGACGGGCACGGCTCAGATTCGAGTCATCGTTCTGGATGCCAATGACAACGTCCCTGTCTTCGACCAGGAGGTGTACGATGTGCGCTTGTCCGAGAACAGTCCCCGAGATCAGCTGGTGGTTAAAGTCGCGGCCGCGGATCCCGATGACGGTTACAATGGAAAAGTGCGGTACACGTTCACCCAGATACCAGAGAGGTCCAGGCAGCTCTTCGAGCTGAACCCTGACACAGGAGAGATTCGAATTGCGGGTGACCTGGATTTCGAAGATGCAAAAACGCACGAGATGGTGGTGAGAGCTACCGACGGTGGGGGGCTGTCTGCTCATTGCAACGTGCAGGTGGAAGTCCTGGACGCCAACGACAACGCCCCGGAGATCATGCTCACCTCCCTCACCGCCTCCATTCCCGAGGACGCCCCGCCACGCACCGTCGTGGCTCTGTTCAGCGTGCGGGACCGCGACTCCGGCGACAACGGCAGGACGGAGTGCACCATCGACGCCGACTTGCccttcagcctcagccccaCTTTCGAGAACTACTACGAGCTGCGAACAAACGCGGCGCTGGACAGGGAGCGCACGGCAGCCTATAACATCAGCATCACAGCCACGGACTGGGGCACGCCGCGGCTCAGCTCCTCGCAAACGCTCTTCGTGCGTCTCTCGGACGTGAACGACAACCCGCCCCGGTTCACCCAGGACGTCTACAGCATGTCGGTGACGGAGAACAACAGCCCCATGCTCCGCATCGGCAGCGTGAAGGCCACGGACGCGGACGCGGGAAGAAACGCGCGCGTAAGCTACGCGCTGGTGCGGCAGGAGGGCAAGGAGCAGCCCGAGGTGTCGGTGAACTCGGAGAGCGGCGACGTCTACGTGCTGCGTCCGCTGGACTACGAGGCGGTGCGCGCGTTCGAGGTGGCGGTGCGCGCTGCCGACGGCGGGTCGCCGCCGCTCAGCGCCCAGGCGGTGCTGCGCGTGGTGGTGCGGGACGACAACGACAACGCGCCCGTCGTGCTGCACCCGGCCGCCGAGCCCAGCGCGCAGGCGGCGGCTCCGTTGGAGCTGGTGCCGCGCTGGGCGCAGGCGGGCTACCTGGTGGCCAAGGTGGTGGCGGTGGACGCGGACGCGGGGCAGAACGCGTGGCTGTCGTACGAGCTGGCCAAGGCGACGGAGCCGGCGCTGTTCCGCGTGGGGCTGCACAGCGGCGAGGTGCGCACGGCGCGGGCCGTGGCCGAGCGCGACGCGCCCCGGCAGCGCCTCGTCGTGCTGGTGCGGGACCGCGGGCAGCCGCCGCGCTCCGCCAGCGCCACCCTCGGCATCGCGCTGGTCGACGGCTTCTCCGACGCCCAGCTGCGGGCGGGCGACGAGGCGCCGGCCGCGCAGCTCGACGACCCGCTGACGCTCTACCTCGTGGCCTCGCTGGCCTGCGTGTCCGCGCTCTTCCTGGCCACCGCCGTGGCCGCCGGGGCCGTGAGGCTGCGGCGGGCCCGGCGGAGCGCGGCCGACAGCTTGCCCACCTTCCCGCAGCCGGCCGCCGACAGCGACGCGGGCTCCCTGCCCCGCAGCTACATCTACGACGTCTGCCTCGCCGCCGGCACCGTCAACAGCGAGTTCCGCTTCCTCAGGCCCCTCTTCCCCT CACTTCTACCCTCccagggaaaacagaaagaagaagcCAAAGAAACAACAAGGATGTACCAGAGAGGTACTAGGCTTCTCTGTGGGAGAACAAAACTTCTCGGCCCTTGA
- the LOC133626049 gene encoding protocadherin beta-15-like isoform X1 — protein sequence MACGSRSGRSKRQVLLFILGVCVCQSAAESLCYSLAEEMERDSFVGNIAKDLGVAPSQLAARKARVVSEGNEQLFRLNQNTGVLTVTESLDREQLCPQSDTCTLFFKIFFENPLQLVRGEVEVRDVNDNSPVFPEKNIVIEIPETTSPGSRFPLESAQDKDVGNNGLQNYSLESNSHFTLSPGRRKDGIKYPELVLERQLDREEQQELNLLLTVIDGGSPPRTGTAQIRVIVLDANDNVPVFDQEVYDVRLSENSPRDQLVVKVAAADPDDGYNGKVRYTFTQIPERSRQLFELNPDTGEIRIAGDLDFEDAKTHEMVVRATDGGGLSAHCNVQVEVLDANDNAPEIMLTSLTASIPEDAPPRTVVALFSVRDRDSGDNGRTECTIDADLPFSLSPTFENYYELRTNAALDRERTAAYNISITATDWGTPRLSSSQTLFVRLSDVNDNPPRFTQDVYSMSVTENNSPMLRIGSVKATDADAGRNARVSYALVRQEGKEQPEVSVNSESGDVYVLRPLDYEAVRAFEVAVRAADGGSPPLSAQAVLRVVVRDDNDNAPVVLHPAAEPSAQAAAPLELVPRWAQAGYLVAKVVAVDADAGQNAWLSYELAKATEPALFRVGLHSGEVRTARAVAERDAPRQRLVVLVRDRGQPPRSASATLGIALVDGFSDAQLRAGDEAPAAQLDDPLTLYLVASLACVSALFLATAVAAGAVRLRRARRSAADSLPTFPQPAADSDAGSLPRSYIYDVCLAAGTVNSEFRFLRPLFPCLPAGLPAAPPEQRSSLCSQEPANVGEDGDWAAQGRASFSQGNTPKTAAAACSANMAMEINAPSDQSPWLTHQ from the exons ATGGCGTGCGGCAGCCGCAGCGGACGCAGCAAGAGGCAAGTGCTGTTGTTTATTCTGGGCGTTTGCGTGTGTCAGAGCGCGGCCGAAAGCCTCTGCTATTCTCTGGCGGAGGAAATGGAGAGGGACTCCTTTGTGGGCAATATTGCCAAGGACCTGGGCGTTGCTCCGAGCCAGCTCGCGGCTCGCAAAGCCCGCGTTGTGTCCGAGGGGAACGAGCAGCTTTTCCGCCTCAATCAGAACACCGGGGTGCTGACGGTGACCGAGTCGCTGGACCGAGAGCAGCTCTGTCCGCAGAGCGACACCTGCACCCTCTTCTTTAAGATATTCTTTGAAAATCCGCTGCAGCTGGTCAGAGGGGAGGTGGAGGTGCGAGACGTGAACGACAACTCCCCCGTGTTCCCGGAGAAGAACATTGTTATAGAGATTCCCGAAACGACATCTCCCGGGTCCCGTTTCCCTCTGGAAAGTGCGCAAGACAAAGACGTGGGGAACAACGGCTTGCAGAACTACAGCCTGGAATCCAACTCACATTTCACCCTCTCTCCGGGAAGAAGGAAAGACGGAATAAAATACCCGGAGCTCGTCCTCGAGCGTCAGCTGGACCGCGAAGAGCAGCAAGAGCTGAATTTGCTCCTCACTGTCATCGACGGGGGCTCGCCACCGAGGACGGGCACGGCTCAGATTCGAGTCATCGTTCTGGATGCCAATGACAACGTCCCTGTCTTCGACCAGGAGGTGTACGATGTGCGCTTGTCCGAGAACAGTCCCCGAGATCAGCTGGTGGTTAAAGTCGCGGCCGCGGATCCCGATGACGGTTACAATGGAAAAGTGCGGTACACGTTCACCCAGATACCAGAGAGGTCCAGGCAGCTCTTCGAGCTGAACCCTGACACAGGAGAGATTCGAATTGCGGGTGACCTGGATTTCGAAGATGCAAAAACGCACGAGATGGTGGTGAGAGCTACCGACGGTGGGGGGCTGTCTGCTCATTGCAACGTGCAGGTGGAAGTCCTGGACGCCAACGACAACGCCCCGGAGATCATGCTCACCTCCCTCACCGCCTCCATTCCCGAGGACGCCCCGCCACGCACCGTCGTGGCTCTGTTCAGCGTGCGGGACCGCGACTCCGGCGACAACGGCAGGACGGAGTGCACCATCGACGCCGACTTGCccttcagcctcagccccaCTTTCGAGAACTACTACGAGCTGCGAACAAACGCGGCGCTGGACAGGGAGCGCACGGCAGCCTATAACATCAGCATCACAGCCACGGACTGGGGCACGCCGCGGCTCAGCTCCTCGCAAACGCTCTTCGTGCGTCTCTCGGACGTGAACGACAACCCGCCCCGGTTCACCCAGGACGTCTACAGCATGTCGGTGACGGAGAACAACAGCCCCATGCTCCGCATCGGCAGCGTGAAGGCCACGGACGCGGACGCGGGAAGAAACGCGCGCGTAAGCTACGCGCTGGTGCGGCAGGAGGGCAAGGAGCAGCCCGAGGTGTCGGTGAACTCGGAGAGCGGCGACGTCTACGTGCTGCGTCCGCTGGACTACGAGGCGGTGCGCGCGTTCGAGGTGGCGGTGCGCGCTGCCGACGGCGGGTCGCCGCCGCTCAGCGCCCAGGCGGTGCTGCGCGTGGTGGTGCGGGACGACAACGACAACGCGCCCGTCGTGCTGCACCCGGCCGCCGAGCCCAGCGCGCAGGCGGCGGCTCCGTTGGAGCTGGTGCCGCGCTGGGCGCAGGCGGGCTACCTGGTGGCCAAGGTGGTGGCGGTGGACGCGGACGCGGGGCAGAACGCGTGGCTGTCGTACGAGCTGGCCAAGGCGACGGAGCCGGCGCTGTTCCGCGTGGGGCTGCACAGCGGCGAGGTGCGCACGGCGCGGGCCGTGGCCGAGCGCGACGCGCCCCGGCAGCGCCTCGTCGTGCTGGTGCGGGACCGCGGGCAGCCGCCGCGCTCCGCCAGCGCCACCCTCGGCATCGCGCTGGTCGACGGCTTCTCCGACGCCCAGCTGCGGGCGGGCGACGAGGCGCCGGCCGCGCAGCTCGACGACCCGCTGACGCTCTACCTCGTGGCCTCGCTGGCCTGCGTGTCCGCGCTCTTCCTGGCCACCGCCGTGGCCGCCGGGGCCGTGAGGCTGCGGCGGGCCCGGCGGAGCGCGGCCGACAGCTTGCCCACCTTCCCGCAGCCGGCCGCCGACAGCGACGCGGGCTCCCTGCCCCGCAGCTACATCTACGACGTCTGCCTCGCCGCCGGCACCGTCAACAGCGAGTTCCGCTTCCTCAGGCCCCTCTTCCCCTGCCTCCCCGCCGGCctgcccgccgcgccgcccgagCAGCGGAGCTCGCTGTGCTCGCAAGAGCCGGCCAACGTCGGCGAAGACGGCGACTGGGCTGCACAG GGCAGAGCTTCCTTCTCCCAAGGCAACACTCCCAAAACCGCTGCAGCAGCTTGTTCTGCAAACATGGCCATGGAGATCAATGCCCCTTCTGATCAAAGCCCTTGGCTCACCCATCAGTAA